The Drosophila mauritiana strain mau12 chromosome 2R, ASM438214v1, whole genome shotgun sequence genome has a segment encoding these proteins:
- the LOC117135565 gene encoding uncharacterized protein LOC117135565 isoform X4 has translation MENVADISTSASSSSTSNSTSTLKLQSQINSKNVLIRSQSSGKLSSNEAKSAKPAASTSTTTTLRAAKLKIGAMQQQKQQHQQQQHQATSGGNIILLRGTRNENGQIIIQNKQDILSLLSEQQQQQQQEKSHSSTAITLNQLPTATTVARKTIVQGSSGAGSSSSNSTISIVANSNNKEASSNTILLQTPINASQLESVLKAQERSKQANATQTKMVERPFMLKHATRSLSSESNCDSKSPFVLQTLKRLEKSQSILVIRNSTASSSATNTSMATSPPNGNSLATSSILSVTRTTKAAKGVAGALHKLKTAAATTVSSGGAASAGATSSTATTILRLGKSATTVAINGASKLEATTSTTTAAPVPATTTTSNKLSNAVTSEQQQQQSTTTQTNVPLGNDGEPIKLPDNLESLPRADSFPSQRHRWNTNEEIAAILISFDKHGEWQSKEVRTRPKSGSLLLYSRKKVRYRRDGYCWKKRKDGKTTREDHMKLKVQGTECIYGCYVHSAILPTFHRRCYWLLQNPDIVLVHYLNVPYPDDNKMAVIAPSITFWGDKKEWTKEELVSQLKPMLSTINSDDDSDSGNDIEISTAETVESIVCQLMEKQRLSRQAALVKQLDCGCGDGGCVDGKTCTHPVMRRSAAMLKSSVQEKRLGEPFNGNTPNVVVASKLYSRWAERPRQHVENHGQFHNVTQQLPQESAIKFQIIPPQQQQQQDGNYQQQQQYRASQMLAARSNLVMQQQQQQQHQQQQQYHQQQQQQQQHQQQQQQQQHLSLQRFVASQGQNSVHLNQQHRLQIANTTITATARDPATASAAASGAAAVASNIMDTELIENQNHMTANKITNSGSSNSSSSNASKQLAAQTNNELNVVNNNDPGNNNFMYNQQQQLNASSNSNNSSQQQQQQQQQHYYKLQQTTATPTSGQPAPLAQVQPHSLGQPPVEAMCMSPEHRSSSQPTPATSSAGSIPSSVSVSISVSTNTSTPAPTSISTPTSGTSSTSSSLQSIIDGNQQQQITTTSTAATCDNLMSANALSEDSHTVNNQATEAPNRSQLQSQSQSQSLNQNGCATYSASSDNSSQISDESSSFGGNNQNSSNSSSSEEEPQVEALSFFNETLDLSHEDIQRTLIANMPYNTTAAGATAPSTTITTDNTKLELTQQEPEKKPEMRTEPATDVEEDETDDVFANLDAFDMLVEFPELDLDDKQALNNTALEQSSFLGESAPSQPRKVHNICDFSPEWSYTEGGVKVLVAGPWTSSNGGAYTVLFDAQPVPTQLVQEGVLRCYCPAHEAGFVTLQVACGGFLVSNSVMFEYKLSLLADAPFDATSSNDCLYKFTLLNRLSTIDEKLQVKTEHELTTDNTALYLEPNFEEKLVAYCHKLIKHAWSMPSTAASWTVGLRGMTLLHLAAALGYAKLVGAMLNWRSENPHIILETELDALSQDVYGFTPLAWACVRGHVECSLLLYKWNHNALKIKTQAQQTPLDLASMRGHKVLLAQMYRLEKERCRKPQLRGGLANLSMNMGVEAEAEEQHQSFSAFDLELQRKHDGVFLRPVAVHSNQSPPNGSSRYSKRSSIDSGINMDIRSKSGKPLARLHSNFESHDSYALGVDSPLDSLTGTNCLLSPLRKMDFALCEVSTGESSPVHDKDCDDNSTSATDVTIGNDLVLPDAVVGDSDAKVLTLAEHIIAAMPERIKNEADEMMVLGSPLTEPLTSESSALTDSFMDPLLDSLPNTHFDSDFSFDFHDHSYRYHDVSTPCSSLSPASSGPLQSPASYSILGTDPSVSSPSPPPSTKQLTEFLHASSISSYPFEADFSKLTLTDTEQRELYEAAKCIQKAYRSYKGRQKLEEQNKERSAATVIQNYYRRYKQYAYYRQMTNAALVIQHGYRSYRRNKRFKKSGLCLSSSSDHGSVSSNSQCLSSFYDHYKQDQQQLHEMGSQPSTPKETSPSGPLKRTYSQSTQNQAARKIQQFMRQSRIKLQKERAEKEKLVHQRRAEYLQNLQFQGQQEMLVCHENNISAPSSGNTNASNNNNLHQIQSNQ, from the exons ATGGAAAATGTGGCCGATATTTCCACCAGCGCTTCGTCCTCTTCTACTTCTAATTCAACTTCCACACTGAAACTCCAAA GCCAAATCAACTCTAAAAATGTCCTGATCCGATCGCAGAGCAGTGGCAAGCTAAGCAGCAATGAAGCAAAATCAGCAAAGCCAGCAGCATCAACCAGTACAACGACGACCCTGCGAGCGGCCAAGCTCAAGATCGGGGCCATGcaacagcagaagcagcaacaccagcagcagcagcatcaggcCACGAGCGGCGGCAACATCATCCTGCTGCGCGGCACTCGCAACGAGAATGGCCAGATCATCATCCAGAACAAGCAGGACATACTCAGCCTGCTTAgcgaacaacaacagcagcagcagcaggagaagAGCCACTCCTCCACGGCCATCACGCTCAACCAGCTGCCCACGGCGACAACGGTGGCTAGGAAGACCATTGTGCAGGGCTCGAGTGGagccggcagcagcagcagcaactccacCATTTCCATTGtggccaacagcaacaacaaggaggCCAGCAGCAACACGATCCTTCTGCAAACCCCCATCAATGCCAGTCAGTTGGAGAGCGTTCTAAAGGCACAGGAGCGTTCCAAGCAGGCCAACGCCACGCAAACCAAGATGGTGGAGAGACCCTTTATGCTGAAACAT GCCACACGCAGCCTGAGTTCCGAGAGCAACTGCGACAGCAAGTCACCCTTTGTGCTGCAAACGCTGAAGCGTCTGGAGAAGTCTCAATCCATACTGGTCATACGAAACTCCACGGCTTCGTCCTCTGCAACCAACACTTCCATGGCCACTTCGCCGCCAAATGGCAACAGTCTTGCCACCTCAAGTATTCTAAGCGTGACGCGCACCACGAAGGCGGCCAAGGGCGTGGCAGGAGCGCTGCACAAGCTCAAGACGGCAGCAGCCACAACAGTCTCGAGCGGGGGAGCCGCTTCCGCCGGAGCAACATCATCTACGGCCACCACCATACTTAGGCTGGGAAAAAGCGCCACCACGGTGGCCATTAATGGAGCAAGCAAGCTGGAGGCAACGACGAGCACAACCACAGCGGCGCCAGTTCCGGCCACAACGACAACATCAAATAAATTGTCCAACGCGGTGACAagcgagcagcagcagcaacaatcgACAACAACGCAAACGAATGTGCCACTTGGGAACG ATGGCGAACCCATCAAGCTGCCCGACAATTTGGAGAGCCTGCCAAGAGCCGACAGTTTTCCATCACAGCGTCATCGTTGGAATACAAATGAG GAAATCGCCGCGATTCTTATCAGCTTTGATAAGCATGGCGAGTGGCAGTCCAAAGAGGTTCGAACCAG GCCCAAAAGCGGATCGCTCTTGCTCTACTCCAGGAAGAAGGTGCGCTACAGACGCGATGGATACTGCTGGAAGAAACGCAAGGATGGCAAGACAACGCGCGAGGATCACATGAAACTGAAAGTACAAGGCACTGAG TGCATCTATGGTTGTTATGTACACTCGGCCATATTGCCCACATTTCATCGCAGATGTTACTGGCTGTTGCAG AATCCGGACATTGTTTTGGTGCACTACCTCAATGTCCCATATCCGGATGATAACAAAATGGCCGTGATTGCGCCCAGTATCACATTTTGGGGCGACAAAAAGGAGTGGACCAAGGAGGAGCTGGTCAGCCAGCTCAAGCCCATGC TATCCACAATTAATTCTGATGATGACTCCGACTCGGGTAACGATATAGAAATATCA ACGGCGGAGACGGTGGAGTCCATAGTTTGCCAACTGATGGAGAAGCAGAGGTTGTCGCGCCAGGCTGCCTTGGTCAAGCAGCTAGACTGTGGGTGTGGAGATGGAGGATGCGTGGACGGAAAGACCTGTACGCATCCCGTGATGCGGCGATCGGCCGCCATGCTGAAGTCCTCGGTGCAGGAGAAACGGCTGGGCGAGCCCTTCAACGGCAACACGCCCAATGTGGTGGTGGCCAGCAAGCTCTACTCCCGATGGGCGGAGCGGCCAAGGCAGCACGTGGAGAATCACGGCCAATTCCACAACGTCACGCAGCAGTTGCCGCAGGAGTCGGCTATTAAGTTTCAGATCATTCcgccgcagcaacagcagcagcaggatgggaactaccagcagcagcaacagtatCGGGCAAGTCAAATGCTCGCTGCAAGGAGTAATCTGGTgatgcagcaacagcagcagcagcaacaccaacaacaacagcaataccaccagcaacagcaacagcagcagcagcaccaacaacagcagcaacagcagcagcacttgagTCTACAGCGATTTGTTGCCAGTCAAGGACAGAATTCTGTGCATCTCAATCAGCAGCACAGGCTGCAAATAGCCAATACAACGATCACAGCCACAGCCAGAGATCCTGCGACGGCTTCAGCAGCAGCTTCAGGAGCGGCAGCAGTCGCCTCGAATATAATGGACACCGAACTAATTGAAAACCAAAACCACATGACCGCAAACAAAATCACAAACTCCGGCAGCAGCAATAGCAGTAGCAGCAATGCCAGCAAGCAATTAGCAGCCCAAACAAACAACGAATTAAATGTCGTAAATAATAACGACCCCGGCAACAATAACTTTATGTAcaatcaacagcagcaacttaATGCttccagcaacagcaacaacagcagccagcagcaacagcagcagcagcagcaacattatTATAAATTGCAACAGACAACAGCAACCCCAACTAGTGGTCAGCCGGCTCCTCTGGCGCAAGTTCAACCCCACTCCTTGGGCCAACCACCCGTGGAGGCCATGTGCATGTCACCCGAGcatcgcagcagcagccagccCACACCTGCAACGTCTTCCGCTGGTAGCATCCCCTCCTCCGTTTCCGTATCCATATCCGTGTCCACAAACACATCCACACCCGCTCCCACGTCCATATCCACGCCCACATCGGGCACTTCGTCCACTTCGAGTTCCTTACAATCGATTATCGATGgcaatcagcagcaacaaattaCAACGACGTCGACGGCAGCAACTTGTGATAATTTAATGAGCGCCAATGCGCTCTCTGAG GATAGCCACACAGTCAACAATCAGGCCACAGAAGCCCCCAACAGGAGTCAGCtgcaatcgcaatcgcaatcgcaatcCCTGAACCAAAATGGTTGTGCAACTTACAGTGCTTCCAGTGATAACAGCAGCCAAATTAGTGACGAAAGCAGCAGCTTTGGCGGTAACAAtcaaaacagcagcaacagcagcagcagcgaggAGGAGCCCCAGGTGGAAGCGTTGAGCTTCTTCAACGAGACCTTGGATCTGTCCCACGAGGATATCCAGCGCACTTTGATAGCGAATATGCCGTACAATACGACAGCAGCGGGAGCCACAGCACCCAGTACAACGATAACAACTGACAACACCAAACTCGAATTAACCCAACAGGAGCCGGAGAAGAAACCCGAGATGAGAACAGAACCCGCAACCGATGTTGAGGAGGATGAAACGGACGATGTGTTTGCCAATCTGGATGCCTTCGATATGCTCGTGGAGTTTCCCGAACTGGATTTGGATGACAAGCAGGCCCTGAATAACACGGCTTTGGAGCAGAGCTCCTTTTTGGGAGAGTCCGCACCATCGCAGCCACGCAAGGTGCACAATATATGCGACTTTAGTCCCGAATGGTCATACACGGAGGGAGGCGTTAAGGTTCTGGTGGCCGGACCTTGGACGAGCTCGAATGGCGGTGCGTATACGGTGCTATTCGATGCGCAACCAGTACCCACGCAACTGGTCCAGGAAGGAGTACTTCGCTGCTATTGTCCAGCCCACGAGGCTGGATTTGTGACTCTGCAGGTGGCTTGCGGCGGATTCCTTGTTTCCAACTCCGTGATGTTTGAATACAAGCTCTCCCTGCTGGCGGATGCACCTTTCGATGCCACCAGTTCCAATGATTGCCTGTACAAGTTTACGCTGCTAAATCGCCTGTCCACCATCGACGAGAAACTGCAGGTGAAGACGGAGCATGAGCTCACG ACCGACAACACTGCTCTCTACCTGGAGCCAAACTTCGAGGAGAAGCTGGTAGCATATTGCCACAAGCTGATCAAGCACGCCTGGAGCATGCCCAGCACAGCCGCCTCGTGGACGGTGGGATTACGTGGCATGACTCTGCTCCACTTGGCCGCTGCCTTGGGCTATGCCAAGCTGGTGGGCGCCATGCTGAATTGGCGATCGGAAAATCCACATATCATTCTTGAAACCGAACTGGACGCCCTCAGCCAGGATGTCTACGGTTTTACTCCGCTTGCCTGGGCCTGTGTGCGTGGTCATGTGGAGTGTTCGCTGCTACTCTACAAGTGGAATCACAATGCGCTAAAGATCAAAACCCAGGCACAGCAAACTCCCCTCGATTTGGCCAGCATGCGGGGTCACAAAGTCTTGCTGGCGCAGATGTATCGCTTAGAGAAGGAACGCTGCCGCAAGCCGCAGCTGCGCGGAGGCTTGGCCAATCTTTCCATGAACATGGGCGTGGAAGCGGAGGCGGAGGAACAGCACCAGAGCTTCAGCGCTTTTGACTTGGAACTCCAGCGCAAGCATGATGGAGTTTTCCTGAGACCCGTTGCGGTGCATAG CAATCAGAGTCCACCCAATGGCAGCAGTCGTTACTCCAAACGTTCCTCCATAGATAGTGGCATTAACATGGACATACGCAGCAAGTCAGGGAAACCACTGGCCAGGCTCCATAG CAACTTTGAGAGCCATGACAGCTATGCTCTGGGCGTCGATTCGCCGTTGGACTCGCTGACTGGAACCAACTGTCTGCTGTCGCCGCTGCGCAAAATGGACTTTGCCCTCT GCGAGGTATCTACGGGCGAATCGAGTCCCGTGCACGACAAAGATTGCGACGACAATTCAACTAGCGCGACCGACGTGACCATTGGCAATGATTTGGTCCTGCCCGATGCCGTTGTAG GGGACTCCGATGCCAAAGTTCTGACTTTAGCTGAACACATAATAGCAGCCATGCCAGAACGAATCAAG AACGAAGCCGATGAAATGATGGTGCTGGGCAGTCCCTTGACAGAACCCCTCACTTCAGAATCTTCAGCGCTGACGGACAGCTTTATGGACCCACTACTCGATTCTCTGCCCAACACCCATTTTGACAGCGACTTCAGCTTCGACTTCCATGACCATAGCTATCGCTATCACGACGTCAGCACGCCGTGCTCCAGTTTGAGTCCCGCCAGCTCGGGACCGCTGCAGTCCCCGGCCAGTTACTCCATTTTGGGAACCGATCCCTCAGTCAGTTCACCCAGTCCCCCGCCATCCACCAAACAGTTGACAGAGTTCCTGCACGCCTCCAGCATCTCGTCGTATCCCTTTGAGGCGGATTTCTCCAAGCTAACCCTAACAGACACGGAGCAGCGAGAGCTCTACGAGGCAGCCAAATGCATCCAGAAGGCGTATCGCTCGTACAAGGGTCGACAGAAGCTCGAGGAGCAGAACAAGGAACGGAGCGCTGCCACTGTAATCCAGAACTACTACAGGCGGTACAAGCAGTACGCCTACTACAGGCAGATGACAAACGCAGCCCTGGTGATCCAACATGGCTACCGCTCCTACAGACGAAACAAGCGATTCAAGAAGAGCGGCTTGTGCTTGAGCAGCTCCAGTGATCATGGAAGTGTGAGCAGCAATTCCCAGTGCTTGTCCAGCTTTTACGATCACTACAAACAGGATCAGCAGCAGCTTCACGAGATGGGCTCCCAGCCCAGCACGCCTAAGGAAACTAGCCCTTCGGGTCCTTTGAA GCGAACCTACTCGCAGTCCACGCAAAATCAAGCTGCCCGGAAAATTCAACAGTTTATGAGACAATCACGCATCAA ACTACAGAAAGAGCGAGCCGAAAAAGAGAAGCTGGTGCACCAACGCAGGGCGGAATACCTTCAAAACTTGCAGTTTCAAGGGCAGCAGGAAATGTTGGTGTGCCACGAAAATAA CATTTCTGCGCCAAGCAGTGGCAACACCAATgcgagcaacaacaacaatctaCACCAAATACAATCCAATCAGTGA